Genomic window (Flavobacterium oreochromis):
CAAAAAATTCAAGAGAATGCTCACGAAATTATTCAAACATTAATTAAATTAAAACCAACTGCTGCAAAAGGTACTTATATTAAGTCTATCCACTTATCAAGTACTATGAGTCCAGCTATTGCTTTAGATCCTAAAGCAGTGTAATTGGTAGTTAAAAAAATTTAGTATCATGACTAGAGAAGAAAAATCATTAGCGATTCAAGATTTAACTGCACAGTTAGCTGGAACTAATATCGTTTATTTAGCAGATATTTCTGGTTTAAATGCAGAAACTACTTCAAATTTAAGAAAAGCTTGTTATAAAGCAGGTATCAAATTAGAAGTTGTTAAAAATACTTTACTTGCTAAAGCAATGGAAGCTTCTGATAAAGAATTTGGTGATTTACCAACAACTTTAAAAGGAAATACTTCAATTTTAATTGCTGACATTGCTAATGCTCCAGCTAAAGTAATTAAAGAGTTCCGTAAAAAAGGTGACAAACCTTTATTAAAAGGAGCTTATATCAATGAGGAAGTATATATTGGTGATAAAGAATTAGATTCGTTAGCAGCTCTTAAATCAAAAGAAGAGGTTATCGGCGATATCATCGGGTTATTACAATCTCCAGCTAAACGCATCATTTCTGCTTTACTTAACAATGCAGAGCAAAAAGGTGAGGAAACAGCTGAATAATTAGCGCACTAATTAAATTATATAAATTTTACAAATCATTTAAAAGATAGAAAAAAATGGCAGATTTGAAACAATTCGCAGAACAATTAGTAAATTTAACAGTTAAAGAAGTAAATGAATTAGCTGCAATCTTAAAAGATGACTATGGTATTGAACCAGCTGCTGCTGCAGTTGTTATGGCTGGTCCTGCTGCTGAAGCTGCTGCTGAGCAAACAGAATTTACAGTAGTATTAAAAGATGCAGGTGCTTCTAAATTAGGTGTAGTTAAAGCTGTTAAAGAATTAACTGGTTTAGGATTAAAAGAAGCTAAAGATTTAGTAGATGCTGCTCCAACAAATGTTAAAGAAGGAGTTTCTAAAGACGAAGCTGAAGGCTTGAAAAAGCTTTAGAAGAAGCTGGAGCTGTAGTTGAGCTTAAATAATTATACATAGTATAAATTATAGGTTTAGGCCTTGAGTAAAGCACTCAATGGCCTAAACCATTTTTTTCGTATAGTAATGTTATTCTTTTCAGAATAAACTTTATGCGAATTTTAACTTATCACGAAGAAAGAAACTAAAGTTTATCAATACGCTTGTTTTCAAAAGATGTGTGAGTTATAAATAAAAAAGTATTGATTGTTTTACATGTTAAATAGACTAACATAAAAATTACTTTTTTTTAATCATAATTTTGTCCATAGATGATATTAAATCAGACTGAAAGATTGAATTTTGCCTCGACAAAAAACATTCCGAATTATCCAGATTTTTTGGATGTTCAAGTGAAGTCGTTCAAAGATTTCTTTCAATTAGAAACGAAATCTGATGAGAGAGGAAACGAGGGGTTGTACAACACCTTTATGGAAAATTTTCCAATCACTGATACGCGTAATCAGTTCGTATTAGAGTTCTTAGATTATTTTGTTGATCCTCCTCGTTATACAATTGAAGAATGTATAGACAGAGGTCTTACATACAGTGTGCCACTTAAAGCACGTCTGAAATTATACTGTACTGATCCAGAACACGAAGATTTTGAAACCATCGTTCAGGATGTATATTTAGGTACTATTCCTTATATGACACCTAGCGGTACTTTTGTTATTAATGGTGCTGAGCGCGTAGTTGTATCACAATTACACCGTTCTCCTGGTGTATTCTTTGGTCAGTCTTTCCATGCAAATGGTACAAAATTATACTCTGCCAGAGTAATTCCTTTTAAAGGTTCTTGGATTGAATTTGCTACCGATATCAACAGTGTGATGTATGCTTATATCGATAGAAAGAAAAAACTACCTGTAACAACTTTATTCCGAGCTATTGGCTTTGAGCGTGATAAAGATATCTTAGAAATTTTTGATTTAGCAGAAGAAATTAAAGTATCTAAATCAGGTTTAAAGAAATATATAGGTCGTCGTTTAGCAGCTCGTGTATTAAATACATGGCATGAAGACTTCGTAGATGAGGATACAGGAGAAGTAGTATCTATCGAGCGTAATGAAATTATTTTAGATCGTGATACGCTTTTAGATAAAGATAATGTTGAAGAAATTGTTGATGCAAATGTAAAGTCTATCTTATTGCATAAAGAAGATAATAATACAGCAGATTATTCAATCATCCACAATACTTTACAAAAAGACCCTACTAACTCAGAAAAAGAAGCAGTAGAACACATTTACCGTCAGTTACGTAATGCTGAACCACCTGATGAAGAAACCGCTCGTGGTATTATTGAGAAGCTATTCTTCTCAGATCAACGTTACAATTTAGGTGATGTAGGTCGTTATAGAATGAATAAAAAATTAGGTTTAGATATTCCTATGGATAAGCAAGTGCTTACAAAAGAGGATATCATAACTATTGTTAAATATTTAATAGAGTTAATTAACTCTAAAGCAGAGATTGATGATATTGACCACTTATCAAATCGTCGTGTACGTACTGTAGGTGAGCAATTATCAGCTCAGTTTGGTGTTGGTTTAGCTCGTATGGCTCGTACTATTCGTGAGCGTATGAACGTTCGTGATAATGAGGTGTTTACTCCTATTGATTTGATTAACGCTAAGACTCTGTCTTCCGTTATCAATTCATTTTTCGGTACGAACCAGTTATCTCAGTTTATGGATCAAACAAATCCATTAGCAGAGATCACACATAAACGTCGTTTATCTGCTCTAGGACCTGGAGGTTTATCTAGAGAAAGAGCTGGTTTCGAGGTGCGTGACGTTCACTACACACATTATGGTCGTTTATGTCCTATTGAAACACCAGAGGGACCAAATATTGGTCTTATCTCTTCTTTAGGAGTTTATGCAAAAGTAAACGGAATGGGATTCATTGAAACTCCTTACCGTAAAGTAGAGAATGGTAAAGTAGATTTAGTTTCTGAACCTATTTATTTAAGTGCTGAGGAAGAAGAAGGTAAGTTAATTGCTCAAGCTAACATCGAAATGGATGATACAGGAGTAATTACTACTGATAAAGTAATTGTTAGAGAAGAAGGTGACTTCCCTGTAGTAGAGCCAAATGCTGTTCATTATACAGACGTTGCACCAAATCAGATTGCATCTATTTCAGCTTCGTTGATCCCATTCTTAGAACATGATGATGCGAACCGTGCATTGATGGGATCAAATATGATGCGTCAGGCAGTTCCTTTATTACGTCCTGAATCACCTATTGTTGGTACAGGTTTAGAACGTCAAGTAGCTTCTGATTCAAGAGTGTTAATTAATGCTGAAGGTAATGGTATTGTTGAGTATGTAGATGCTGATAAAATTACTATTAAATACGAAAGAACTGATGCAGAAAGAGCAGTAAGCTTTGATCCAGATGAAAAAACATATCAATTAATCAAATTCCGTAAAACGAATCAAAGTACTACAATCAACTTAAAACCTATTGTAAGAAAAGGTGATAAAGTGGTTAAAGGACAAGTTTTATGTGAAGGATATGCTACTCAAGCAGGTGAATTAGCTTTAGGTAGAAATTTACAAGTTGCGTTCATGCCTTGGAAAGGATATAACTTTGAGGATGCGATCGTAATTTCTGAAAAAGTTGTTCGTGATGATATTTTTACATCTATCCATATTGATGACTATTCATTAGAAGTTCGAGATACTAAATTAGGTAACGAAGAGTTAACAAATGATATACCAAACGTTTCTGAAGAGGCTACAAAAGACTTAGATGAAAACGGTATGATTAGAATTGGTGCCGAGGTGAAACCTGGTGATATTTTAATCGGAAAAATTACGCCTAAAGGAGAATCAGATCCTACACCAGAAGAAAAACTTTTAAGAGCAATCTTTGGTGATAAAGCAGGAGATGTGAAAGATGCTTCATTAAAAGCTTCTCCTTCATTACATGGTGTTGTTTTAGATAAAAAATTATTCGCAAGAGTTGTAAAAGATAAACGTAAGCGTTCTCAAGAAAAAGATGAGTTAGCTGCTCTTGAAATGGAATATGAGACAAAATTTGTTGAATTAAAAGATCGTTTAATTGACAAATTGTTCTTAATAATTGATGGAAAAACTTCTCAAGGTGTAATGAACGATTTAGGCGAAGAAGTATTGCCAAAAGGTAAAAAATACACCAAAAAAATGTTACAAGCAGTTGAGGATTTTGCTCACCTAACAAAAGGTCAATGGGTAGCTGATGACGAAACTAATGAAATGGTTAATGATTTAATCCACAACTATAAGATTAAGTTAAATGACTTGCAAGGAGCTTTACGTCGTGAGAAATTTACAATTACTGTTGGGGACGAGTTACCATCAGGAATTTTAAAATTAGCAAAAGTTTATATTGCTAAAAAACGTAAGCTAAAAGTAGGTGATAAGATGGCAGGTCGTCACGGTAACAAAGGTATTGTTGCTCGTATCGTTCGTCAAGAAGATATGCCATTTTTAGAAGATGGAACACCAGTTGATATCGTGTTAAATCCGCTAGGGGTACCTTCTCGTATGAACATTGGTCAGATTTATGAAACAGTTTTAGGTTGGGCAGGTAAAAAGTTAGGTAGAAAATATGCAACGCCAATTTTTGATGGAGCTTCTCTTGATGAAATTAATGCTTTAACTGATGAAGCTGGAGTTCCAAGATTTGGTCATACCTATTTATATGATGGTGGTACAGGAGAACGTTTCCATCAGCCAGCTACTGTAGGAGTTATCTATATGTTGAAATTAGGTCACATGGTTGACGATAAGATGCACGCTCGTTCTATAGGTCCTTACTCATTAATTACGCAACAACCATTAGGAGGTAAAGCTCAGTTTGGAGGT
Coding sequences:
- the rpoB gene encoding DNA-directed RNA polymerase subunit beta — encoded protein: MILNQTERLNFASTKNIPNYPDFLDVQVKSFKDFFQLETKSDERGNEGLYNTFMENFPITDTRNQFVLEFLDYFVDPPRYTIEECIDRGLTYSVPLKARLKLYCTDPEHEDFETIVQDVYLGTIPYMTPSGTFVINGAERVVVSQLHRSPGVFFGQSFHANGTKLYSARVIPFKGSWIEFATDINSVMYAYIDRKKKLPVTTLFRAIGFERDKDILEIFDLAEEIKVSKSGLKKYIGRRLAARVLNTWHEDFVDEDTGEVVSIERNEIILDRDTLLDKDNVEEIVDANVKSILLHKEDNNTADYSIIHNTLQKDPTNSEKEAVEHIYRQLRNAEPPDEETARGIIEKLFFSDQRYNLGDVGRYRMNKKLGLDIPMDKQVLTKEDIITIVKYLIELINSKAEIDDIDHLSNRRVRTVGEQLSAQFGVGLARMARTIRERMNVRDNEVFTPIDLINAKTLSSVINSFFGTNQLSQFMDQTNPLAEITHKRRLSALGPGGLSRERAGFEVRDVHYTHYGRLCPIETPEGPNIGLISSLGVYAKVNGMGFIETPYRKVENGKVDLVSEPIYLSAEEEEGKLIAQANIEMDDTGVITTDKVIVREEGDFPVVEPNAVHYTDVAPNQIASISASLIPFLEHDDANRALMGSNMMRQAVPLLRPESPIVGTGLERQVASDSRVLINAEGNGIVEYVDADKITIKYERTDAERAVSFDPDEKTYQLIKFRKTNQSTTINLKPIVRKGDKVVKGQVLCEGYATQAGELALGRNLQVAFMPWKGYNFEDAIVISEKVVRDDIFTSIHIDDYSLEVRDTKLGNEELTNDIPNVSEEATKDLDENGMIRIGAEVKPGDILIGKITPKGESDPTPEEKLLRAIFGDKAGDVKDASLKASPSLHGVVLDKKLFARVVKDKRKRSQEKDELAALEMEYETKFVELKDRLIDKLFLIIDGKTSQGVMNDLGEEVLPKGKKYTKKMLQAVEDFAHLTKGQWVADDETNEMVNDLIHNYKIKLNDLQGALRREKFTITVGDELPSGILKLAKVYIAKKRKLKVGDKMAGRHGNKGIVARIVRQEDMPFLEDGTPVDIVLNPLGVPSRMNIGQIYETVLGWAGKKLGRKYATPIFDGASLDEINALTDEAGVPRFGHTYLYDGGTGERFHQPATVGVIYMLKLGHMVDDKMHARSIGPYSLITQQPLGGKAQFGGQRFGEMEVWALEAYGASSTLREILTVKSDDVIGRAKTYEAIVKGETMPEPGLPESFNVLMHELKGLGLDIRLEE
- the rplJ gene encoding 50S ribosomal protein L10 gives rise to the protein MTREEKSLAIQDLTAQLAGTNIVYLADISGLNAETTSNLRKACYKAGIKLEVVKNTLLAKAMEASDKEFGDLPTTLKGNTSILIADIANAPAKVIKEFRKKGDKPLLKGAYINEEVYIGDKELDSLAALKSKEEVIGDIIGLLQSPAKRIISALLNNAEQKGEETAE